A single region of the Gaiella occulta genome encodes:
- a CDS encoding thiolase family protein: MITGVAESPYARHPGSNVTTRTVLVDAARRALADAGLAPADIDGLGVASFSLAPDHAIDLAVSLGLRVRWLMDSANGGASAIEMLQHARSAVEAEDAKHVLLVAGDRLNPDAFVRLVDEYNSATRDYLSPLPTGGPNVLFAMLTQRHMKRHQIGREEYGKLVVTQRSWAQANPGAVYREPMTLDEYLRAPIVADPLSIFDCVPVVTGANAIVVSGEATGSAVRVRALKALHNHDGQDGDGLDTGLGEIAPELWHESGIGPGDVDVVSVYDDYPAMALVQLEDLGFADDGDIRRLIEQRLATRELPVNTSGGQLSAGQAGAAGGMHGLVEVVGQLRGTAGSRQIRGARVGVVSGYGMVAYRYGACANAAVLEKIV, from the coding sequence ATGATCACCGGGGTAGCCGAGTCCCCCTACGCGCGGCACCCGGGCTCAAACGTTACGACGAGGACGGTGCTCGTTGACGCTGCCCGGAGGGCACTCGCCGACGCAGGGCTCGCACCGGCAGATATTGATGGCCTCGGCGTCGCGTCGTTCTCGCTAGCGCCAGACCACGCGATCGACCTCGCCGTCAGTCTTGGGTTGCGTGTCCGCTGGCTGATGGATTCGGCCAACGGAGGTGCCTCCGCGATCGAGATGCTCCAGCATGCCCGTAGCGCAGTCGAGGCAGAGGACGCCAAACATGTTCTGCTCGTCGCAGGCGACCGGCTCAACCCGGACGCGTTCGTCCGCCTCGTGGACGAGTACAACAGCGCGACGCGCGACTACCTATCCCCGTTGCCGACCGGCGGGCCGAACGTGCTTTTCGCAATGCTGACCCAACGTCACATGAAACGGCACCAGATCGGACGCGAGGAGTATGGAAAGCTCGTGGTCACGCAGCGCTCCTGGGCCCAGGCGAACCCCGGCGCTGTCTACAGGGAGCCGATGACACTCGATGAGTACCTTCGGGCGCCAATTGTCGCCGACCCGCTCTCGATATTCGACTGCGTTCCCGTTGTCACTGGAGCCAACGCCATCGTCGTGAGCGGCGAGGCGACCGGGTCAGCCGTGCGCGTTCGAGCGCTCAAAGCGCTGCACAATCATGACGGCCAGGACGGAGACGGACTCGATACGGGCCTCGGGGAGATCGCGCCCGAACTCTGGCACGAAAGCGGAATCGGGCCCGGGGACGTGGATGTCGTGTCTGTCTACGACGACTACCCGGCGATGGCACTGGTGCAGCTCGAGGATCTCGGGTTTGCCGATGACGGAGACATCAGAAGACTCATCGAGCAGCGACTCGCCACACGCGAGCTGCCGGTCAACACCTCGGGAGGCCAGCTCTCGGCCGGACAGGCCGGCGCCGCAGGTGGCATGCACGGTCTCGTCGAGGTCGTGGGTCAGCTTCGAGGCACCGCAGGATCCCGTCAGATTCGGGGAGCCCGCGTCGGGGTCGTATCCGGTTACGGGATGGTCGCGTATCGCTACGGGGC